One Porphyromonas pogonae genomic region harbors:
- a CDS encoding energy transducer TonB — MKTTLILLLTFMTLNIYHGKCTSYVLRASGTEKITDSISDNKLYEYVDKKAKFPGGMKALYYYISQNIKLPDSIQRELKYKVVLKLVIDRSGDLIETTVLKSGGIDYIDRALVDVIKKAEKWEPDSYDGQAVKSQLVVPITFDYKKGGNKEDQWPYKPTMTSRYSYMDENNRTPLFPGGDAGILAFIYKNLEYPERALRDNITGVATVTFLVDTEGKVCDLKIEKSSGDVTLDHEALRVLKLLPSFVPAVQKGKLVNTKYTMNIKFDYSNPTNRKIY; from the coding sequence GTGAAAACAACACTGATATTGCTACTCACCTTCATGACATTGAATATATATCATGGTAAGTGCACGAGCTACGTACTTAGAGCCTCGGGGACTGAGAAAATAACCGACAGTATCTCAGATAATAAACTATACGAGTATGTAGACAAAAAAGCTAAATTTCCTGGAGGAATGAAAGCGCTCTACTACTATATATCGCAAAACATAAAACTGCCCGACAGCATACAACGTGAGCTGAAATACAAGGTGGTGCTGAAATTGGTCATTGACAGGAGTGGTGATCTGATAGAGACTACTGTGCTGAAGAGTGGAGGCATAGACTACATAGACAGAGCCTTGGTGGATGTGATAAAGAAAGCTGAAAAATGGGAGCCAGACTCTTATGACGGACAGGCTGTTAAGAGCCAGTTAGTAGTGCCTATAACCTTTGACTATAAAAAAGGGGGCAATAAAGAGGATCAATGGCCTTACAAACCCACGATGACAAGTAGATATTCATATATGGACGAAAACAATAGGACACCACTATTTCCAGGTGGTGATGCTGGAATACTTGCATTTATTTATAAGAACTTAGAGTATCCTGAGCGAGCTTTGAGGGACAATATTACGGGGGTGGCTACCGTCACGTTTCTGGTAGATACAGAGGGTAAAGTGTGTGACTTGAAGATAGAAAAATCATCGGGCGATGTTACGCTGGATCATGAAGCCCTGAGGGTATTGAAGTTGTTGCCTTCCTTTGTGCCTGCTGTACAAAAAGGTAAGCTGGTAAATACTAAATATACGATGAATATAAAATTTGATTATAGCAATCCCACAAACAGGAAAATATACTGA
- a CDS encoding energy transducer TonB, producing MKYINMKAWSAVLMFVGASWAAQSTSYNGEKEIRPRATYTLQAQQSVTRPLPQYPGGNKALMEFMRQNIKYPDQAKEKGLYGQVIVKFDVNIDGTITNAKVAHSVDPILDNEALRVISLMPKWLPALDESGNPKKASFSLPFIFHKPAAIFYKDK from the coding sequence ATGAAATACATTAATATGAAAGCATGGTCTGCAGTACTCATGTTCGTAGGGGCATCATGGGCTGCCCAATCTACATCGTACAATGGCGAAAAAGAGATAAGACCTCGAGCCACCTATACTTTGCAAGCACAGCAGTCTGTCACAAGGCCTCTACCTCAGTACCCTGGTGGCAACAAAGCGCTTATGGAGTTTATGAGACAAAACATCAAATATCCTGATCAGGCCAAAGAAAAAGGGTTATATGGTCAGGTTATTGTAAAGTTTGATGTTAATATTGATGGAACTATCACTAATGCTAAAGTGGCACATTCTGTAGATCCTATTTTGGACAATGAAGCTTTACGGGTAATATCTCTGATGCCCAAATGGCTTCCGGCATTGGACGAAAGCGGTAATCCTAAGAAAGCAAGTTTCAGTCTTCCATTTATATTCCACAAGCCAGCTGCTATTTTCTACAAGGATAAGTAA
- a CDS encoding carboxypeptidase-like regulatory domain-containing protein — protein MRHHVVIIFFVSLLCAWAGNAQTTPLHGIVSRAKDKSPIEGVMVVLQTRNPTKIISYAVSNAEGEYSIPFIPSNKQYQLKYSMMSFETVTQLVSKDRDTYNVEMKEKAIALKEVVIKSKSIMDKGDTVIYRVSAFAEQQDKSLADVLKRMPGIELSKSGQIKYNGIPINKFYIEGKDMLGDRYGLATNNISQEDVARIEVMENHQPIKALADISFSQNPAINIRLKEKAKSRYIIVARMGIGCTPLLHQGEISLMRFKKNTQTLNTYKTNNIGKDVTHETSNQEIKDMSSSFGNNYRLRDYLHTQPSLLTDLEENRSLFNNSHAISTNNLWGMGKNSNLSSQFTYIHHRYNTDRQTDVTDYTVDSTIITENKEHGYSTSNKFTGDLIWETNRSEYYLKNKFSTDIASNRTSIENEGTYNNTQTASLPSIYLIDDLHLIKRIGNRYYTLRSFNRYENKHHRLNISRRYSDVDQDIQSKVFFTNTHTQLAFYFSPFTLSMKVGVIGVYRHINSMAHGLENTVQLPENNLSMEYLHPYISPEISYKKGELEIKGTLPLSYASYKYHERAEDIRLNHQNIYFFPGLFIRYFYSPHLNTSLSLNIGKQLPDEQGIYKGAILSNYRNIFTGIMDFHTGYDKRVSWNVSYKNILKSIFANAGVSRNISSYPYVANRKFKHEYIIHDYLRKDNNVKTWIINGNISKGVEWLNGFVSLAADGLKSQGSSFQNNSLYHYTSRIYNITPKITSRLNRWCNLTYSLSYSQNKMTIAELNLSNTFNRICGQFTLGISPTKSLTARLTTEHYHNEYIINQYKHFVFTDIDVTYSLHSGIELNLAVNNLLGHNTYDYTIMGNLTKTQTIYQIRPRNAMVSIYFKL, from the coding sequence ATGAGACACCACGTAGTCATTATCTTTTTTGTATCACTTCTATGCGCATGGGCTGGCAATGCACAGACTACCCCATTACACGGAATAGTAAGCAGGGCTAAAGACAAAAGTCCTATTGAGGGGGTCATGGTAGTATTGCAGACCCGTAATCCCACTAAAATAATAAGTTATGCTGTGAGTAATGCTGAGGGTGAATATAGCATTCCGTTTATTCCAAGTAATAAACAGTACCAACTCAAATACTCCATGATGAGCTTTGAGACTGTCACGCAACTGGTCTCGAAAGATCGTGATACATATAACGTGGAAATGAAAGAAAAAGCTATTGCACTCAAAGAAGTGGTGATCAAATCTAAAAGCATCATGGACAAAGGAGATACTGTCATTTACAGAGTATCAGCATTTGCAGAGCAACAAGACAAATCACTTGCCGATGTCCTTAAAAGAATGCCGGGGATTGAACTTTCTAAATCAGGACAAATCAAATACAATGGGATACCCATCAATAAATTTTACATCGAAGGAAAAGACATGCTGGGAGACCGATACGGTTTGGCAACCAATAATATCAGCCAAGAAGATGTAGCTCGCATAGAAGTCATGGAAAACCATCAACCAATCAAAGCGTTGGCAGATATCTCATTCTCACAAAATCCGGCAATAAACATCCGCCTCAAAGAAAAAGCGAAATCCCGTTATATTATTGTAGCTCGTATGGGAATAGGGTGTACACCTCTACTTCATCAGGGGGAAATATCTTTGATGCGCTTCAAGAAAAACACTCAAACACTAAACACCTATAAAACAAACAATATCGGTAAAGATGTAACACATGAGACAAGTAATCAAGAAATAAAAGACATGTCTTCCTCCTTCGGAAACAACTATAGACTGAGAGACTACCTGCATACCCAACCTTCGTTATTGACAGATCTTGAAGAAAACCGTAGTTTGTTCAATAATTCGCATGCAATTTCTACAAACAACTTATGGGGTATGGGGAAAAACAGTAATCTCTCTTCTCAATTTACTTATATTCATCATAGATACAATACTGATAGGCAGACCGACGTGACTGACTATACCGTAGACTCTACTATCATCACCGAGAATAAGGAACACGGATACAGTACGAGCAATAAGTTCACCGGTGATCTGATATGGGAAACAAATAGAAGTGAATATTATCTAAAAAATAAGTTTTCTACAGATATAGCCTCTAATCGCACAAGCATAGAGAATGAAGGAACCTATAATAACACCCAAACAGCATCTTTACCATCCATATACTTGATAGATGATCTACATCTGATAAAACGAATTGGCAATAGATACTATACTTTACGGTCATTTAATCGCTATGAAAACAAGCATCACAGGTTGAATATAAGCCGTAGATATAGTGATGTTGATCAAGACATCCAATCCAAAGTATTTTTTACCAATACGCATACGCAATTGGCTTTTTACTTCAGTCCCTTTACTTTATCTATGAAGGTTGGTGTAATAGGTGTATACCGGCATATTAACAGCATGGCTCATGGTTTGGAAAACACGGTACAGTTGCCAGAAAATAATCTATCTATGGAATACCTGCATCCTTACATCTCACCTGAAATATCTTATAAAAAAGGGGAATTAGAGATAAAAGGGACATTGCCTCTCAGCTATGCATCTTACAAATATCATGAACGAGCAGAAGACATAAGGCTCAATCACCAAAATATATACTTTTTTCCCGGTCTATTTATCCGTTACTTCTACTCTCCTCACTTAAATACATCTCTTTCACTAAATATAGGCAAACAACTTCCGGACGAACAAGGAATTTACAAAGGGGCTATTTTGAGCAATTACAGAAATATATTTACGGGAATTATGGATTTTCATACAGGATATGATAAGCGTGTGAGCTGGAATGTATCCTATAAAAACATACTCAAATCCATCTTTGCCAATGCAGGAGTGAGCCGGAACATCTCTTCTTATCCCTATGTAGCTAATAGGAAATTCAAACATGAATATATAATACACGATTACCTTCGCAAAGATAACAATGTAAAGACTTGGATAATAAATGGAAATATCAGTAAAGGGGTGGAATGGCTAAACGGATTTGTATCACTCGCTGCCGATGGGTTGAAATCCCAAGGTTCATCATTCCAAAATAATTCCTTGTATCACTATACGTCACGAATCTATAATATAACACCCAAAATAACAAGCAGACTGAATAGATGGTGCAATCTGACTTATAGCCTTTCTTATTCACAAAATAAAATGACTATTGCCGAACTCAATTTGAGTAATACATTCAATAGAATATGCGGGCAATTCACCCTTGGTATTTCTCCTACAAAAAGTTTGACGGCACGTTTGACAACGGAACACTACCATAACGAATACATAATAAATCAATACAAACATTTCGTATTTACAGATATCGACGTGACTTACAGCCTCCATAGTGGAATAGAGCTTAACCTTGCCGTGAATAACTTATTAGGCCACAATACTTACGACTATACCATCATGGGGAATCTGACTAAAACACAAACCATATATCAAATACGTCCTCGCAATGCTATGGTCAGTATATACTTTAAGTTGTAA
- a CDS encoding GLPGLI family protein, with translation MKTHHHFNSIFITVCALLFPQALHAQSVQTLDSAYMKIAYKYERTRKPPRVRPLTDQLILAIGKDVSVFYSPLTFEMDTLNASPKGEEIFMKRFSDAFDKGIILSKKYMTYIFKNYPHGAVTVTDIINTDAYLYEDKLNDQKWHIEDSTKSILNYECQKATCTYRGRQWTAWFAPEIPIGNGPWLLGGLPGLIMEAYDSERLYVFTAVGLEKVTDNPIVIIRNPNMKGYVKTTRKEFLKGKEQYTKHPMAHIEAQLGIKIGDESPNQEQYEPIEFLEK, from the coding sequence ATGAAAACACATCATCACTTTAATAGTATTTTCATCACTGTTTGTGCTCTTTTATTTCCACAAGCACTGCATGCACAGAGTGTACAAACACTGGATAGTGCCTATATGAAGATAGCATATAAGTATGAAAGGACACGAAAACCGCCTCGAGTAAGGCCCCTTACAGATCAGCTTATTTTGGCTATTGGTAAGGACGTTTCAGTATTTTACAGCCCCTTGACATTTGAGATGGATACTCTAAATGCATCCCCAAAAGGAGAAGAGATATTCATGAAACGTTTTAGTGATGCTTTTGATAAGGGAATTATTTTATCAAAAAAATACATGACTTATATTTTCAAAAACTATCCTCACGGAGCTGTGACAGTGACGGACATCATCAATACTGATGCCTATCTCTATGAAGATAAACTAAATGATCAAAAATGGCATATCGAAGATAGCACTAAAAGCATTCTGAACTATGAGTGCCAAAAGGCTACATGTACTTACAGAGGAAGACAATGGACTGCATGGTTTGCTCCCGAAATACCGATTGGCAATGGACCTTGGCTTTTGGGCGGATTGCCGGGTTTGATCATGGAAGCATACGATAGTGAACGCTTGTATGTTTTTACTGCCGTAGGACTTGAAAAGGTAACAGACAATCCCATAGTCATCATCCGTAACCCCAATATGAAAGGATACGTCAAGACTACCCGCAAAGAATTTCTTAAAGGCAAGGAACAATACACCAAACATCCTATGGCTCACATCGAGGCACAACTGGGGATAAAAATTGGCGATGAGTCACCAAATCAAGAACAGTACGAGCCAATAGAGTTCTTAGAGAAATAA
- a CDS encoding succinate dehydrogenase/fumarate reductase iron-sulfur subunit: MDKNINITLKVWRQRGPKEKGAFETYKLENISQGSSFLEMLDVLNEKLISENKEPVVFDHDCREGICGMCSLYINGHPHGPDDSITTCQLHMRRFDEGATITIEPWRSAGFPVIRDLMVDRTAYDKIIQAGGFVSVNTGGIPDANAIPISKKNADLAMDAAACIGCGACAAACKNGSAMLFVSAKVSQLALLPQGRVEASRRAKAMVAKMDELGFGNCTNTRACELECPKNVSISNIARLNREFIIAKFKD; this comes from the coding sequence ATGGATAAGAATATTAATATAACACTTAAGGTTTGGCGTCAAAGAGGTCCTAAAGAAAAAGGAGCTTTCGAAACCTATAAGCTTGAAAATATATCACAGGGAAGTTCATTCCTTGAAATGCTGGACGTACTCAACGAAAAGCTGATCTCTGAAAACAAAGAGCCGGTTGTATTTGATCACGACTGTCGTGAGGGTATATGCGGTATGTGTTCGCTTTATATCAACGGACATCCCCACGGACCTGATGACAGCATCACCACTTGCCAGTTACACATGCGCCGCTTTGATGAAGGAGCTACTATTACCATTGAGCCATGGCGATCAGCAGGATTTCCTGTTATCCGTGACCTCATGGTAGACCGTACCGCTTATGACAAGATCATACAAGCAGGCGGATTCGTATCAGTCAATACCGGAGGTATTCCTGATGCCAATGCGATCCCTATTTCAAAGAAGAATGCTGACCTTGCTATGGATGCTGCGGCATGTATAGGATGTGGTGCGTGTGCTGCAGCTTGTAAAAATGGCTCGGCTATGCTATTTGTATCAGCAAAGGTAAGTCAACTCGCTCTCTTACCACAAGGACGCGTAGAAGCTTCTCGTAGAGCAAAAGCTATGGTAGCAAAAATGGATGAACTTGGATTTGGTAACTGTACCAATACTCGTGCATGCGAACTGGAATGTCCCAAAAACGTTTCAATCAGCAACATTGCACGCCTAAACAGAGAGTTCATTATAGCAAAGTTTAAGGACTAA
- a CDS encoding fumarate reductase/succinate dehydrogenase flavoprotein subunit, with protein MSQINSKIPQGPLADKWTNYKDHQKLVNPANKRRLDVIVVGTGLAGASAAASLGELGFNVYNFCIQDSPRRAHSIAAQGGINAAKNYQNDGDSVYRLFYDTIKGGDYRAREANVYRLAEVSNAIIDQCVAQGVPFAREYGGLLDNRSFGGAQVSRTFYARGQTGQQLLLGAYSALSRQVGKGAVKLFTRHEMLDLVMIDGRARGIIARNLVTGKVERFAAHAVVIATGGYGNAFFLSTNAMASNGSAAWQCYKKGAYFANPCMAQIHPTCIPVHGESQSKLTLMSESLRNDGRIWVPKKLEDAKKLQRGEMRPTEIKEEDRDYYLERRYPAFGNLVPRDVASRAAKERCDAGFGVNNTGLAVYLDFADAINRLGKNVVEARYGNLFQMYEKITNDNPYETPMMIFPAIHYTMGGIWVDYELMTSIPGLFAIGEANFSDHGANRLGASALMQGLADGYFVLPYTIQNYLADQIQVPRFSTDRPEFDKAEKDMQERINKLMNIKGTRSVDSIHKSLGHIMWDYVGMGRKAEGLRKAIQDIKELKKVFWSEVRIPGEANSLNVELEKALRLADFIEIGELMAHDALDREESCGGHFRLEHQTEEGEALRHDDLFSYVSCWEYQGDNNDPVMYKEPLEYEFVVRQQRNYKN; from the coding sequence ATGAGCCAGATAAATTCAAAAATCCCTCAGGGCCCTTTGGCCGATAAGTGGACCAACTATAAAGACCATCAAAAGCTGGTTAACCCGGCAAACAAACGTCGCCTCGACGTTATCGTTGTAGGAACGGGTCTTGCAGGAGCCTCTGCGGCTGCCTCACTTGGCGAACTCGGATTCAATGTATATAACTTTTGCATTCAAGACTCTCCCCGCCGAGCACACTCTATTGCTGCTCAGGGCGGTATCAACGCTGCAAAAAATTATCAAAACGATGGTGACTCTGTCTATCGTCTGTTTTATGATACTATCAAGGGAGGTGACTACCGTGCACGTGAGGCCAATGTATACCGCTTAGCTGAAGTATCTAATGCTATCATTGACCAATGTGTGGCACAGGGCGTACCTTTTGCTCGCGAATACGGTGGACTTTTGGACAACCGTTCTTTTGGCGGTGCTCAGGTATCCCGTACATTCTATGCTCGTGGCCAAACGGGACAACAACTCCTCCTCGGTGCTTACTCCGCTCTTAGCCGTCAGGTAGGCAAAGGTGCCGTAAAGTTATTTACTCGCCACGAAATGCTTGACTTGGTAATGATAGATGGGCGTGCCAGAGGTATCATAGCTCGTAATCTTGTTACCGGCAAAGTAGAGCGCTTTGCTGCTCATGCTGTAGTAATCGCCACAGGGGGATACGGTAATGCTTTCTTCCTTTCGACCAATGCTATGGCATCTAACGGATCTGCCGCATGGCAATGCTATAAGAAAGGGGCTTATTTCGCCAACCCTTGTATGGCTCAGATTCACCCTACTTGTATACCTGTACATGGTGAATCACAATCTAAATTGACCTTGATGTCAGAGTCGCTGCGTAACGACGGACGTATCTGGGTGCCTAAGAAACTTGAAGATGCCAAGAAACTCCAAAGAGGAGAGATGCGCCCCACCGAGATCAAGGAAGAAGACCGAGATTACTATCTCGAACGTCGCTATCCGGCCTTTGGCAACCTTGTACCTCGTGACGTGGCCAGCCGTGCTGCCAAAGAACGCTGTGATGCAGGCTTCGGTGTAAACAATACCGGTCTTGCGGTATATCTTGACTTTGCAGATGCTATCAACCGCCTTGGAAAGAACGTAGTAGAAGCTCGTTACGGCAACCTGTTCCAGATGTATGAGAAAATCACCAACGATAATCCATACGAAACTCCGATGATGATATTCCCGGCTATCCACTACACCATGGGTGGTATTTGGGTTGATTACGAATTGATGACCTCTATCCCCGGTTTGTTTGCCATTGGCGAAGCCAACTTCTCCGACCACGGAGCCAACCGTCTTGGAGCATCGGCTCTGATGCAAGGATTGGCTGATGGATACTTTGTTCTACCATATACTATTCAGAATTATCTTGCGGATCAGATCCAGGTACCTCGCTTCAGTACAGACCGTCCTGAATTTGACAAAGCAGAAAAAGATATGCAAGAGCGAATCAACAAACTGATGAATATCAAGGGTACACGCTCTGTAGATAGCATCCACAAATCTCTGGGTCACATCATGTGGGATTACGTAGGTATGGGACGTAAGGCAGAGGGTCTGCGCAAAGCCATACAAGATATCAAAGAACTTAAAAAGGTATTTTGGAGCGAAGTGCGTATCCCCGGTGAAGCTAACAGCCTCAATGTGGAATTAGAAAAAGCTCTTCGTTTGGCCGACTTCATCGAGATCGGTGAGCTTATGGCTCATGATGCTCTCGACCGAGAAGAGAGCTGCGGTGGTCACTTCCGTCTTGAGCATCAAACTGAAGAAGGAGAAGCTCTTCGTCATGACGATCTCTTCTCTTATGTATCATGTTGGGAGTATCAGGGCGACAATAATGATCCTGTAATGTACAAAGAACCTCTCGAATACGAATTCGTGGTTCGCCAGCAACGTAATTACAAGAACTAA
- a CDS encoding succinate dehydrogenase cytochrome b subunit: MWLSNSSIGRKLVMSISGLFLIVFLALHGTLNLMAVYDAAHIENGQFTTNIYNEVCEVMSTNLLIQIMVPVLAFGFVIHIIYASILTVQNRKARGNDRYASSSKTAVPWNAKNMYVLGIIILGMIVLHLFHFFQHMQLKEWQGKEAALGFNQIVEVFSNPYIVVAYLIWFVALWYHLTHGFWSALQTIGWNNQIWYKRLKVIGVIISTVLVLNFVIVAVYFGFFYNGPIYPHEGAVEAIEQTVSSLL, translated from the coding sequence ATGTGGCTATCTAACTCTTCGATCGGGAGAAAACTTGTGATGAGTATTTCAGGACTCTTCCTCATTGTTTTCCTCGCATTGCATGGCACACTCAATCTGATGGCAGTATACGATGCTGCGCATATTGAGAATGGACAATTCACAACGAATATCTATAATGAGGTATGCGAAGTGATGAGTACCAACCTTCTCATACAGATTATGGTACCTGTATTGGCATTTGGTTTTGTTATTCACATTATCTATGCCTCTATACTTACTGTACAAAACCGCAAAGCTCGTGGCAATGACCGCTATGCCTCTTCATCAAAGACAGCAGTACCCTGGAATGCAAAAAACATGTATGTCCTCGGTATTATTATCTTAGGCATGATCGTGCTACATCTCTTCCACTTCTTCCAGCACATGCAGCTCAAAGAATGGCAAGGCAAAGAAGCAGCCTTGGGATTCAATCAGATCGTAGAAGTGTTTTCTAATCCCTACATTGTTGTGGCTTACCTCATCTGGTTCGTTGCGTTGTGGTATCACCTTACTCACGGTTTCTGGAGTGCCTTACAGACTATTGGTTGGAACAACCAGATTTGGTACAAGAGACTCAAGGTAATCGGTGTTATCATCTCCACCGTATTGGTACTCAACTTTGTGATCGTTGCCGTTTATTTCGGTTTCTTCTATAACGGGCCTATCTATCCTCACGAAGGAGCGGTAGAAGCTATTGAGCAAACAGTATCTTCTCTGTTATAA
- a CDS encoding alpha-amylase gives MMQYFEWYLPNDGQLWNKLKDDAEHLKSIGVTAVWIPPCYKGTNNNDVGYGAYDLYDLGEFDQKGSVRTKYGTKKELLDCIATLHDNGIAVYADVVLNHKAGGDETQRFMAIEVDPNNRNKGISDAYEIEGWTRFTFPGRNGKYSQFQWSCEHFSGTDFNNANGKSAIYVILGDNKGIDPNDNSVSQEFGNFDYLMFTDVDYKHPDVCEETKRWVSWFIKETGIDGIRIDAIKHINDWFVRDLVNHIHAEFGPDFYIVGEYWYYDRMAIDEYLREVEFKIDLFDVALHFNMKMASDNGQGYDMRNIFTNSVLAEFPQDVVTFVDNHDSQPNQSLASYVQGWFKPLAYALILLRKDGYPCIFYGDYYGIGGEHPIEGMKWIIDQLLDVRRDFAYGKQDDYFDHEHVVGWVRHGDEHHPDGCVVIMSNQIGGRKTMFVGEDYAGSVWYDKLGHVDCEVTIDENGNGVFHVADGSLSVYLKKV, from the coding sequence ATGATGCAGTACTTTGAATGGTACCTACCTAATGACGGACAGCTCTGGAATAAACTGAAAGACGATGCAGAACATCTCAAGAGTATAGGTGTCACCGCTGTGTGGATACCTCCTTGTTACAAAGGTACCAATAACAATGATGTGGGGTATGGAGCATATGACCTTTATGATTTGGGTGAGTTTGACCAAAAAGGGAGTGTGCGTACAAAGTATGGAACAAAAAAAGAGCTCCTTGATTGTATAGCCACTTTACATGACAATGGTATCGCTGTGTACGCCGATGTGGTATTGAATCATAAAGCCGGAGGGGATGAGACACAACGCTTCATGGCCATAGAAGTAGATCCTAATAATCGTAATAAAGGTATTAGTGATGCTTATGAAATTGAGGGCTGGACTCGATTTACTTTCCCCGGACGTAACGGTAAATACTCACAATTTCAATGGAGCTGCGAGCATTTTAGTGGTACCGACTTCAATAATGCCAATGGCAAATCTGCCATATATGTAATACTCGGAGATAATAAGGGTATTGATCCCAATGACAATAGTGTGAGCCAAGAATTTGGAAATTTTGACTATTTGATGTTTACTGATGTTGATTATAAACATCCTGATGTATGCGAAGAGACGAAGCGTTGGGTTAGTTGGTTTATCAAGGAAACGGGCATAGATGGGATAAGGATTGATGCTATCAAGCATATCAATGATTGGTTTGTGCGTGACTTGGTGAACCACATCCATGCAGAATTTGGCCCTGATTTTTATATTGTAGGAGAATATTGGTATTATGATCGCATGGCTATTGATGAATACCTTCGGGAGGTAGAGTTTAAGATAGATCTTTTTGATGTAGCGCTACATTTCAATATGAAAATGGCTTCTGATAATGGACAAGGCTATGACATGCGTAATATCTTTACAAATAGTGTGCTTGCAGAGTTCCCTCAAGATGTGGTTACTTTTGTAGACAATCATGATTCACAGCCAAATCAATCGCTCGCTTCTTATGTGCAGGGTTGGTTCAAACCTTTGGCATATGCTCTTATTTTGTTGCGCAAAGATGGGTACCCCTGTATATTTTATGGTGATTATTACGGCATTGGAGGCGAACATCCTATAGAAGGGATGAAGTGGATTATAGATCAATTGCTGGATGTCCGCCGTGATTTTGCTTATGGTAAACAAGATGACTATTTTGACCATGAGCATGTGGTAGGCTGGGTGCGTCATGGCGATGAGCATCACCCTGATGGCTGTGTAGTGATTATGAGTAATCAGATAGGCGGAAGGAAGACTATGTTTGTAGGGGAAGACTATGCCGGGAGTGTTTGGTATGACAAGCTTGGGCATGTAGACTGTGAAGTTACCATTGATGAAAATGGCAATGGTGTATTCCATGTGGCAGATGGTTCACTTTCTGTTTATCTCAAAAAAGTATAG
- the hemH gene encoding ferrochelatase has translation MNQSDSSLAILILNMGSPRSPHVKDVKKYLTEFLCDKRIIGLPYLLRQILVRSIIVPRRAKFSAGNYKKIWDDNKKAFPLITCTESIASKLEDKLGIPCHVAMRYGSPGIRHAIKGLARQQNLKKLIVLPLYPQYAMSSYETVVEKVHKEVRRINFGPEVEVIPPYYAHKAYIRAVSKTIEPFLKRQPFDKIIFSFHGIPLTQLPPECRKNYDTKNNHHCCESQGTEHTKETLCYHNHCYTTVQYVAKTLGLKKEQYELAYQSRLGPTQWLTPYMDKRMEQLPGEGIKRILTVCPGFICDCLETLEEIAVTDRDLFLSQGGETCTYIPCLNDTDEWIEAMRSILHPYL, from the coding sequence GTGAACCAATCCGACTCATCATTAGCCATACTCATTCTGAACATGGGGTCTCCTCGATCACCCCATGTCAAAGATGTAAAGAAATATCTCACAGAATTTCTGTGTGACAAACGTATCATAGGACTACCCTATCTACTCAGACAAATACTGGTCAGGAGCATTATAGTACCCAGAAGAGCCAAATTCTCAGCGGGGAATTATAAAAAGATATGGGACGATAATAAGAAAGCTTTTCCTCTCATTACCTGTACCGAGAGTATTGCCTCCAAACTTGAGGACAAACTTGGTATCCCATGCCATGTAGCCATGCGTTACGGATCGCCGGGAATAAGGCATGCAATCAAAGGACTGGCAAGACAGCAAAATCTCAAAAAACTTATTGTACTGCCATTATACCCTCAATATGCAATGAGCAGTTACGAAACCGTAGTGGAAAAAGTACACAAAGAAGTCCGTAGGATAAACTTTGGCCCTGAAGTAGAAGTAATACCTCCATATTATGCTCATAAGGCATACATCAGAGCAGTGTCAAAGACTATCGAACCTTTCCTCAAAAGACAACCCTTTGACAAGATTATCTTTTCATTTCACGGCATCCCATTGACTCAACTGCCACCCGAGTGTCGTAAGAATTATGATACAAAGAACAATCATCACTGCTGCGAATCTCAAGGAACAGAACACACGAAAGAAACTCTTTGTTATCACAATCACTGCTATACTACTGTACAATATGTGGCAAAAACTTTGGGACTGAAAAAGGAACAATATGAGCTGGCTTACCAATCTCGTTTAGGCCCAACTCAATGGCTCACCCCTTATATGGACAAAAGGATGGAGCAATTACCGGGCGAAGGCATTAAAAGAATCCTTACCGTATGTCCGGGATTTATTTGCGATTGTCTCGAAACCTTGGAGGAAATAGCAGTCACGGACAGAGATCTGTTTTTGAGCCAAGGAGGAGAAACATGTACTTATATACCTTGCCTCAACGACACAGATGAGTGGATAGAGGCTATGCGGTCAATATTGCACCCTTACCTCTAA